DNA from Actinomyces sp. oral taxon 897:
GTAGGGGAAGGCCTCCTCCAGCTCCGCCTGCCAGGGGGTGTCGGGGCCGAATGCGTGCCCGGTGGTGGCGGACCGGGCGGCGTAGAGGCGCACCAGCTCGCCGGCGATCTCGCGCACGGCCTTGCGGGCCCTGGACTTGGTGCGCGCCCAGTCGGCGCCGCCCATCTTGCTCAGGGCCGGGGCGTCCCCACCGACGTACTTGGTCACCTGGTCCAGGGCGTCGGTGGGCACCAGGAGGCGGTCGCCGGGCTGGCCGCGGCGGGAGGGGGCGTACTCAATGACCAGGTACTCCCGGGTGGCGGCGGAGCGGGGGCCGCCCACGGCGCGCCGGCTGAGCTCGACGAAGCGGCCGATGCCGTGCTGGGCGTGGACCACCAGGTCGCCGGCGTGCAGCGACAGGGGGTCCACGCTCCTGCGGGAGCGGCGGGCGGGAAGGGTCTTGGCCCCGCGCGGGCCAGCCGGGGACCGCCCGGTGAGGTCGGACTCGGCGACCAGGGCCAGGCGCAGGCCGGGGGCCAGGAAGCCGTGCCCGGTAGCGGCCTGGGTGACGCGCACGACGCCGTCGCCCCGGGCGGGTCCAGCAGCAGGCGGGGCGGCCAGGTCGGTGGGCTCGGGGGTGACGGGGTCGGCGCCGGATCCACCCGAGGCGGAGTCACCCCCTGGGGCGGGGCGGTAGCCCAGGTCGGCGGGCTCGTCGAGGTGGGTGACCATGCGGGCGGGGACGTCGGCGTCGACCAGGAGCTGGGCCATGCGCCGGCCGGGGCCGGGCCCGTCGGTGGCCACGACGACCGCCCAGCCGTCACGGGCCATGGCCCCCAGGTCGGACACGGCCTCCTGGAGCTGGCCCCGGTAGGTGCGGGGCTCTCTCAGGGGCAGCGTGACGGTCCGCTCGGAGGGGGGCAGGGAGGTCAGCGACCACCAGCCGAGGTTGCGCGACAGGGCCAGGGCGCGGGCCTCGCCCAGGGGCGCGAAGGCGGCGGCGGACAGGTCCACCGGGACGGTGCCCCCGGACGCGGCCGAGGTCCAGGCGGCGGCCAGGAACTCGCTGGTGGTGGCCACCAGGTCCTCGGCACGACGGCGCACCCTCTCGGGCTCCAGGACCACGGTCAGGCGGTCGCCCACGAGGTCCAGCAGGGGCACCATGCGCTCAGCGAGCACCGGGGCCAGGGACTCCATGCCCTCCACCGGGACGCCGTCGGCGATCTTGGCCAGCATGTCGGCGGCGCCGGGGATGGCGGCGGCGGCCCGGGCGGCCCGGGAGCGGACGGCGTCGGTGAGCAGGATCTCGCGGCAGGCGGTGGCGGTGACGGAGGTGAGCTCGGTGATCGTGCGCTGGTCGGACACGGAGAAGGAGGACACCGACTCGATCTCGTCGCCGAAGAGGTCCACGCGCACCGGACGCGGCTCGGTAGGCGGGAAAAGGTCCAGAATGCCGCCGCGTACCGCGAACTCGCCGCGCCTCTCCACCATGTCCACGCGCGTGTAGGCGGCCGCGCCCAGGCGGGCGGCCACCTGGTCCAGATCCAGGCGCTGACCGCGGACCAGGTGGAGGGGCTCGAGCTCACCGAGCCCGGCGATGACGGGGGCCAGCAGGGCGCGCACCGGCACCACCAGGACTCGCACGGGGCCCGCGCAGCGCTCGTCGTGCGGGTGGGCCAGGCGGCGCAGGACGGCCAGGCGGGCGGCCACCGTGTCGGCGCGCGGGGAGAGGCGCTCGTGGGGCAGGGTCTCCCAGGCGGGGAAGACGGCGACCTCGGCGTCAGGCAGGTAGCAGGTCAGGGCGGCGGCGGTCTCCTCGGCCTGGCGCCCGGTGGCGGTGACCACCAGCAGGGGGGTGCCCGTGGTGGTGGGGGTACGCCGCTCCCCCGGGGTCGTGGCCTGGGAAGGGGCGGAGGACGTGAGGGTGGGTGCGGCCGCCTGGGCCGCGGCGGGTGCGGCCGCCGGGGTCGTGAGGGGGGCCGCGGTAGATGCGGCGGGGGCGGGGGCTGTGGGCGCGGGAGCAGGGGCGGGCGCCGAGGCTGTGGAGGCGGGTGCGGCGGGCGCGGGCGGGATGGTGGCACCGGTGGCGCGGGCGACGCCGTCGGCTCCCAGCGTCAGGGCCGCCAGGACGGCGGGACGCGCACCTGGGGCGACGACGACGGTGCGGTCGGTGCGGGTCCGGCTGCTGGCCGCGGCGACGAGGTCGGCAGTCGTCGGGTCGGTGAGCAGCGGGGGCAGGAGGGCGGTCAGGCGCACGGCGAGCAGTCTAGAGGGAGGGGCCCGGCTCCAGGATCCCGGACCGGGCGGGGCCGACGGTGGTCCAGGAGGTCGGGAACGAGGAGGCCCAGAATCCCGGATCCGGCGGAGGCCGACGTCGGGACGGTTTTAGGCCGGGCTCGGTACGGCCCACAGGCTCTCGGTACGACCCATGGACTCACCAGATTGCACGGCTTCTTGCGAACTGCACGAGCTCTTGCGCGATCCCTTGAGGCCCGCGGAATCATGCGGATTTCCCGGGGTCGCCCAGAGAGCCGGTACAGAAACTCGTGAGATCTGCAAGAACTAGTGCGACCTGCGGGCCGCACCTCGTGGGCGGCCCCGGGACCAGCTGCCTGAGGCCGCAGGCAGCTGCGGACCGCACCTGGGGCCCGTGAACAGCCGGATAATCCGTAGGCGTTGGCGGCGTCCGCCTCATGGGTGCCCGCCCCGCACCAGGAGGCACGAGGCAGGCGACCACCGGAAGGTCACTTACGAGGAGCTCATGAGCGGCTGGCGCACACAGGCCCGGCGCTATCGCCGCCCGTTCTCACGAGCAATAAGTACCGTTCTCGCGACGAACAAGTACCGTTCTCGCGGCAAACAAGTACCGTTCTCGCGGCAAACAAGTACCGTTCTCGCGGTTAGCGCAGGGCGGTCAGGACCGTCTCGATCGCGGCGCGGACAACCCGCGGCGCGCTCCACTGCCCACCCCGTCGGGAGCCCCGCACCTGGGCCGACGCCCGGGCTGGCTCCTGGGCCCTGGTTGCCCGTCGTCCTGCGGACCGGGCGTCACGTCGTCCCGTCTCCGCGGGTCCGGCCAGGGAGTTAACGCAGGCCAGGCCCACGACCCTTACACCCCGTGAGGCCAGCGCCATCGCCTCGGCCACGCTGTCCATGACGACGGCGTCCGCGCCCAGGGCCGCCAGGATCGAGGCCTCCGTGCGCGTAGGACGCACCGGGCCCGGGACGAGGGCGAGCACCCCGCGGCCCAGGACGCCGTCGAGCGCCGCGACCCGCTCGGTGAGCTCCTCGTCCCAGGCGGCCTCCACGGGCTCGGGAGCAGGGAAGAGCGGGGCGCCCAGGAGGCTCATGTGGTCCGAGACGACCAGGACGTCGCCCACCGCCGCCTGCCCGAGGGAGGCCGCCCGGGCGACCAGCACGGCGGCACGCAGCCCCGACCCGGCGGCAGTACGAGCCATCGCGGTCACGCGCCGGGCGGGGCGCCCCTCGTAGAGGCTGGTCCGGCCCCGCGCCACCAGGACGCCCAGGCCCCAGCGGTCGTAGGACAGCAGGGCGTCCTCCTGCCCGGGCGAGACGGGCGCGGAGACCCCGGGCAGGAAGGACAGGCGCACGCTGGCGTCGGGGGCGCCCCAGGCGGCGTCGAG
Protein-coding regions in this window:
- the mfd gene encoding transcription-repair coupling factor, with amino-acid sequence MRLTALLPPLLTDPTTADLVAAASSRTRTDRTVVVAPGARPAVLAALTLGADGVARATGATIPPAPAAPASTASAPAPAPAPTAPAPAASTAAPLTTPAAAPAAAQAAAPTLTSSAPSQATTPGERRTPTTTGTPLLVVTATGRQAEETAAALTCYLPDAEVAVFPAWETLPHERLSPRADTVAARLAVLRRLAHPHDERCAGPVRVLVVPVRALLAPVIAGLGELEPLHLVRGQRLDLDQVAARLGAAAYTRVDMVERRGEFAVRGGILDLFPPTEPRPVRVDLFGDEIESVSSFSVSDQRTITELTSVTATACREILLTDAVRSRAARAAAAIPGAADMLAKIADGVPVEGMESLAPVLAERMVPLLDLVGDRLTVVLEPERVRRRAEDLVATTSEFLAAAWTSAASGGTVPVDLSAAAFAPLGEARALALSRNLGWWSLTSLPPSERTVTLPLREPRTYRGQLQEAVSDLGAMARDGWAVVVATDGPGPGRRMAQLLVDADVPARMVTHLDEPADLGYRPAPGGDSASGGSGADPVTPEPTDLAAPPAAGPARGDGVVRVTQAATGHGFLAPGLRLALVAESDLTGRSPAGPRGAKTLPARRSRRSVDPLSLHAGDLVVHAQHGIGRFVELSRRAVGGPRSAATREYLVIEYAPSRRGQPGDRLLVPTDALDQVTKYVGGDAPALSKMGGADWARTKSRARKAVREIAGELVRLYAARSATTGHAFGPDTPWQAELEEAFPYTETPDQLATIDEVKADMERPQPMDRLVCGDVGYGKTEIAVRAAFKAVADGKQVAVLAPTTLLVSQHAETFTERYAGFPVRVAQLSRFQSDAESAQVLAGLADGSIDVVVGTHRLITGRVRFKDLGLVVIDEEQRFGVEHKETLKALRTDVDVLSMSATPIPRTLEMAVTGLREMSTLATPPEDRHPILTYVGAYEARQVSAAVRRELLRDGQVFYVHNRVEDIDAVASRLAEMVPEARVATAHGQMGEARLERVIDDFWHKEIDVLVCTTIVETGLDVSNANTLIVDRADRMGLSQLHQLRGRVGRGRERAYAYFLYPGERPLTETALERLRTIATNTDLGAGMQVAMKDLEIRGAGNLLGGEQSGHIAGVGFDLYVRMVTEAVAAYKKALKVGADADAEAGVDEDLRVELPVDATVPEDYIPHERLRLEAYTKFAAARSETDVRDVLEELADRYGPVPPATARLADLARLRALAASLGVREIVAQGKSVRFAPVDLPESGRMRLTRLYPGTVLKPATRTIVVPAPGSARMGGGAVEGEELLRWAEVLLRAVVVGDKDYEAEATRYRRRR
- a CDS encoding phosphorylase family protein, producing MAQQPPAPGTWEEDPAAASILVATGRPRHDLLVVADPGLLTELDAAWGAPDASVRLSFLPGVSAPVSPGQEDALLSYDRWGLGVLVARGRTSLYEGRPARRVTAMARTAAGSGLRAAVLVARAASLGQAAVGDVLVVSDHMSLLGAPLFPAPEPVEAAWDEELTERVAALDGVLGRGVLALVPGPVRPTRTEASILAALGADAVVMDSVAEAMALASRGVRVVGLACVNSLAGPAETGRRDARSAGRRATRAQEPARASAQVRGSRRGGQWSAPRVVRAAIETVLTALR